In Anas acuta chromosome 5, bAnaAcu1.1, whole genome shotgun sequence, a single window of DNA contains:
- the CD44 gene encoding CD44 antigen isoform X23 has protein sequence MASFYVWATFGLCLLKLCLTETQFNVSCRYRGVFHVEKNGRYSLTRTEAADLCRALNSTLSTLEQLEKAHELGFETCRYGFVVGHIVIPRINPYHLCAANHTGIYKLPANTTGRYDAYCYNATETRDKACEPIERIDTSFLNNQGEIVIDNEDGSRYNADGTRHSGDSSTSGVDDENVGSGSSHDTTPVDTSIRRSSPSYYGSVTPVSHLSDHSSGGGEKEFPVTNSDDEISPTSTDISLVTGFDDFAKEDDERHRENTTPGPPRVHLEKTTTQTWWNPFSNEWWWSNPREKTQEPTQTTRADVTSSGNGLDDEDSSEETTYPTVFPGWDISVAKKEYAPSTTPGPPRVHLEKTTTQTWWNPFPNEWWWSNPREKTQEPTQTTRDVTSSGNGSDDEDSSEETTYPTVFPGWDISVAKKEHAPSTTPGPPRVHLEKTTTQTWWNPFSNEWWWSNPKEKTQE, from the exons AATTCAATGTAAGTTGCAGATATAGAGGAGTTTTTCACGTGGAGAAAAACGGTCGCTACAGTCTCACACGAACTGAAGCAGCTGACCTTTGCAGAGCTCTCAATAGTACCTTGTCAACACTagaacagctggaaaaagcTCACGAACTTGGATTTGAAACTTGCAG GTATGGTTTTGTAGTGGGGCATATTGTTATCCCACGAATCAATCCCTATCATCTTTGTGCAGCAAATCATACTGGAATTTATAAACTTCCAGCAAATACAACAGGCCGTTATGATGCGTATTGTTACAATGCAACAG aaacaagagACAAAGCATGCGAGCCAATTGAAAGAATAGACACTTCTTTTCTCAATAATCAGGGTGAAATAG TCATTGACAATGAAGATGGCTCACGTTATAATGCAGATGGCACACGTCATAGTGGAGACTCCTCAACCTCAGGTGTGGATGATGAAAATGTAGGTAGTGGATCATCACATGACACAACTCCAGTGGATACCTCCATCAGGAGATCCAGTCCCTCGTATTATGGAAGTGTTACTCCAGTCTCACATCTGTCAGATCATTCTTCTGGAGGAGGTGAAAAGGAGTTTCCTGTCACGAATTCTG ATGATGAAATTTCTCCTACATCAACTGATATCTCTTTGGTAACGGGATTTGATGATTTCGCCAAAGAAGATGATGAACGGCATCGTGAAAATACTA CTCCGGGGCCTCCTCGTGTTCACCTGGAGAAAACTACCACCCAAACCTGGTGGAATCCATTTTCAAACGAGTGGTGGTGGTCAAATCCCAGAGAGAAGACACAAGAACCCACACAGACAACAAGGG CAGATGTGACCTCAAGCGGCAACGGTTTGGATGATGAAGACTCTTCAGAGGAGACGACTTACCCTACGGTGTTTCCAGGATGGGATATAAGTGTGGCCAAGAAAGAGTATGCTCCAAGTACTA CTCCGGGGCCTCCTCGTGTTCACCTGGAGAAAACTACCACCCAAACTTGGTGGAATCCATTTCCAAACGAGTGGTGGTGGTCAAATCCCAGAGAGAAGACACAAGAACCCACACAGACAACAAGGG ATGTGACCTCAAGCGGCAACGGTTCGGATGATGAAGACTCTTCAGAGGAGACGACTTACCCTACGGTGTTTCCAGGATGGGATATAAGTGTGGCCAAGAAAGAGCATGCTCCAAGTACTA CTCCGGGGCCTCCTCGTGTTCACCTGGAGAAAACTACCACCCAAACTTGGTGGAATCCATTTTCAAATGAGTGGTGGTGGTCAAATCCCAAAGAGAAGACACAAGAATGA
- the CD44 gene encoding CD44 antigen isoform X21 → MASFYVWATFGLCLLKLCLTETQFNVSCRYRGVFHVEKNGRYSLTRTEAADLCRALNSTLSTLEQLEKAHELGFETCRYGFVVGHIVIPRINPYHLCAANHTGIYKLPANTTGRYDAYCYNATETRDKACEPIERIDTSFLNNQGEIVIDNEDGSRYNADGTRHSGDSSTSGVDDENVGSGSSHDTTPVDTSIRRSSPSYYGSVTPVSHLSDHSSGGGEKEFPVTNSDDEISPTSTDISLVTGFDDFAKEDDERHRENTTPGPPRVHLEKTTTQTWWNPFSNEWWWSNPREKTQEPTQTTRADVTSSGNGLDDEDSSEETTYPTVFPGWDISVAKKEYAPSTTPGPPRVHLEKTTTQTWWNPFPNEWWWSNPREKTQEPTQTTRADVTSSGNGSDDEDSSEETTYPTVFPGWDISVAKKEHAPSTTDVTSSGNGLDDEDSSEETTYPTVFPGWDISVAKKEYAPSTTMDLQHGVLLEISTQDPWNPSYTDEEEQYPSSAGRAFLCNWSLGY, encoded by the exons AATTCAATGTAAGTTGCAGATATAGAGGAGTTTTTCACGTGGAGAAAAACGGTCGCTACAGTCTCACACGAACTGAAGCAGCTGACCTTTGCAGAGCTCTCAATAGTACCTTGTCAACACTagaacagctggaaaaagcTCACGAACTTGGATTTGAAACTTGCAG GTATGGTTTTGTAGTGGGGCATATTGTTATCCCACGAATCAATCCCTATCATCTTTGTGCAGCAAATCATACTGGAATTTATAAACTTCCAGCAAATACAACAGGCCGTTATGATGCGTATTGTTACAATGCAACAG aaacaagagACAAAGCATGCGAGCCAATTGAAAGAATAGACACTTCTTTTCTCAATAATCAGGGTGAAATAG TCATTGACAATGAAGATGGCTCACGTTATAATGCAGATGGCACACGTCATAGTGGAGACTCCTCAACCTCAGGTGTGGATGATGAAAATGTAGGTAGTGGATCATCACATGACACAACTCCAGTGGATACCTCCATCAGGAGATCCAGTCCCTCGTATTATGGAAGTGTTACTCCAGTCTCACATCTGTCAGATCATTCTTCTGGAGGAGGTGAAAAGGAGTTTCCTGTCACGAATTCTG ATGATGAAATTTCTCCTACATCAACTGATATCTCTTTGGTAACGGGATTTGATGATTTCGCCAAAGAAGATGATGAACGGCATCGTGAAAATACTA CTCCGGGGCCTCCTCGTGTTCACCTGGAGAAAACTACCACCCAAACCTGGTGGAATCCATTTTCAAACGAGTGGTGGTGGTCAAATCCCAGAGAGAAGACACAAGAACCCACACAGACAACAAGGG CAGATGTGACCTCAAGCGGCAACGGTTTGGATGATGAAGACTCTTCAGAGGAGACGACTTACCCTACGGTGTTTCCAGGATGGGATATAAGTGTGGCCAAGAAAGAGTATGCTCCAAGTACTA CTCCGGGGCCTCCTCGTGTTCACCTGGAGAAAACTACCACCCAAACTTGGTGGAATCCATTTCCAAACGAGTGGTGGTGGTCAAATCCCAGAGAGAAGACACAAGAACCCACACAGACAACAAGGG CAGATGTGACCTCAAGCGGCAACGGTTCGGATGATGAAGACTCTTCAGAGGAGACGACTTACCCTACGGTGTTTCCAGGATGGGATATAAGTGTGGCCAAGAAAGAGCATGCTCCAAGTACTA CAGATGTGACCTCAAGCGGCAACGGTTTGGATGATGAAGACTCTTCAGAGGAGACGACTTACCCTACGGTGTTTCCAGGATGGGATATAAGTGTGGCCAAGAAAGAGTATGCTCCAAGTACTA CTATGGACTTGCAACATGGAGTGCTTCTGGAAATCTCCACACAAGATCCTTGGAACCCCTCTTATACAGATGAAGAGGAGCAATATCCTAGCTCTGCGGGCAGGG CTTTTCTCTGCAATTGGTCATTGGGATACTAA
- the CD44 gene encoding CD44 antigen isoform X22: MASFYVWATFGLCLLKLCLTETQFNVSCRYRGVFHVEKNGRYSLTRTEAADLCRALNSTLSTLEQLEKAHELGFETCRYGFVVGHIVIPRINPYHLCAANHTGIYKLPANTTGRYDAYCYNATETRDKACEPIERIDTSFLNNQGEIVIDNEDGSRYNADGTRHSGDSSTSGVDDENVGSGSSHDTTPVDTSIRRSSPSYYGSVTPVSHLSDHSSGGGEKEFPVTNSDDEISPTSTDISLVTGFDDFAKEDDERHRENTTPGPPRVHLEKTTTQTWWNPFSNEWWWSNPREKTQEPTQTTRADVTSSGNGLDDEDSSEETTYPTVFPGWDISVAKKEYAPSTTPGPPRVHLEKTTTQTWWNPFPNEWWWSNPREKTQEPTQTTRADVTSSGNGSDDEDSSEETTYPTVFPGWDISVAKKEHAPSTTPGPPRVHLEKTTTQTWWNPFSNEWWWSNPKEKTQE; this comes from the exons AATTCAATGTAAGTTGCAGATATAGAGGAGTTTTTCACGTGGAGAAAAACGGTCGCTACAGTCTCACACGAACTGAAGCAGCTGACCTTTGCAGAGCTCTCAATAGTACCTTGTCAACACTagaacagctggaaaaagcTCACGAACTTGGATTTGAAACTTGCAG GTATGGTTTTGTAGTGGGGCATATTGTTATCCCACGAATCAATCCCTATCATCTTTGTGCAGCAAATCATACTGGAATTTATAAACTTCCAGCAAATACAACAGGCCGTTATGATGCGTATTGTTACAATGCAACAG aaacaagagACAAAGCATGCGAGCCAATTGAAAGAATAGACACTTCTTTTCTCAATAATCAGGGTGAAATAG TCATTGACAATGAAGATGGCTCACGTTATAATGCAGATGGCACACGTCATAGTGGAGACTCCTCAACCTCAGGTGTGGATGATGAAAATGTAGGTAGTGGATCATCACATGACACAACTCCAGTGGATACCTCCATCAGGAGATCCAGTCCCTCGTATTATGGAAGTGTTACTCCAGTCTCACATCTGTCAGATCATTCTTCTGGAGGAGGTGAAAAGGAGTTTCCTGTCACGAATTCTG ATGATGAAATTTCTCCTACATCAACTGATATCTCTTTGGTAACGGGATTTGATGATTTCGCCAAAGAAGATGATGAACGGCATCGTGAAAATACTA CTCCGGGGCCTCCTCGTGTTCACCTGGAGAAAACTACCACCCAAACCTGGTGGAATCCATTTTCAAACGAGTGGTGGTGGTCAAATCCCAGAGAGAAGACACAAGAACCCACACAGACAACAAGGG CAGATGTGACCTCAAGCGGCAACGGTTTGGATGATGAAGACTCTTCAGAGGAGACGACTTACCCTACGGTGTTTCCAGGATGGGATATAAGTGTGGCCAAGAAAGAGTATGCTCCAAGTACTA CTCCGGGGCCTCCTCGTGTTCACCTGGAGAAAACTACCACCCAAACTTGGTGGAATCCATTTCCAAACGAGTGGTGGTGGTCAAATCCCAGAGAGAAGACACAAGAACCCACACAGACAACAAGGG CAGATGTGACCTCAAGCGGCAACGGTTCGGATGATGAAGACTCTTCAGAGGAGACGACTTACCCTACGGTGTTTCCAGGATGGGATATAAGTGTGGCCAAGAAAGAGCATGCTCCAAGTACTA CTCCGGGGCCTCCTCGTGTTCACCTGGAGAAAACTACCACCCAAACTTGGTGGAATCCATTTTCAAATGAGTGGTGGTGGTCAAATCCCAAAGAGAAGACACAAGAATGA